One part of the Microvirga sp. TS319 genome encodes these proteins:
- a CDS encoding RHE_PE00001 family protein, translating to MAFIGKGSGFDDEEWSVPRSYDLPELPWETIAGRLEQLTISILRFDARLEASGLSTGWQSRCDMMEAVRALMLDGHLVEIGDLVLHDAGMDIRHPTHELTRAATTLRARRTALARPAPWPLSIDGLAALRGSGPGRGEGNHNRPKGKPDPEDDEAYLPFANDADPWKAHFAEIDALLERTDKVLAGETPLLKTRSHLVYDPDLDETENEDLWLDVVKRTTHWPAIAAAAIAWNAWLDLNLYTRLPWLGLIMAGAILRARGLTSHLLPLAAGFKQSKFRPQGREGALEKLQGFCSMVEEAIGIGNRDLDRLILARELMQRVTKECRSNSKLPELVELFLSRPLVTVPLAAKLMKVTPKAVDLMLAQLGGALPRELTGRTRYRAWGIV from the coding sequence GTGGCTTTCATCGGCAAAGGAAGTGGCTTCGATGATGAAGAATGGTCGGTTCCCCGCTCCTACGATCTGCCGGAGCTGCCCTGGGAGACGATAGCTGGTCGGCTCGAGCAGCTGACGATCAGCATCCTTCGCTTCGACGCCCGCCTGGAAGCAAGCGGGCTGTCCACCGGCTGGCAGTCGCGCTGCGACATGATGGAAGCCGTGCGGGCGCTGATGCTCGACGGACACCTGGTCGAGATCGGCGATCTGGTGCTCCACGATGCCGGCATGGATATCCGCCATCCGACCCACGAGCTCACGCGCGCCGCCACAACCCTGAGGGCCCGCCGGACTGCACTCGCGCGTCCGGCTCCCTGGCCGCTCTCCATCGATGGCCTGGCGGCCCTGCGTGGCAGCGGGCCCGGAAGAGGGGAGGGCAATCACAACCGGCCAAAGGGCAAGCCGGATCCGGAAGACGACGAGGCCTATCTGCCTTTCGCCAACGATGCCGATCCGTGGAAGGCGCATTTCGCCGAGATCGATGCCCTGCTCGAACGTACCGACAAGGTGCTGGCCGGCGAAACCCCGCTCCTGAAAACCCGGTCGCACCTGGTCTACGATCCTGACCTCGACGAAACCGAGAATGAAGATCTGTGGCTCGACGTTGTGAAAAGGACCACCCATTGGCCCGCGATCGCTGCCGCGGCCATTGCCTGGAACGCCTGGCTCGATCTCAACCTCTATACCCGCCTGCCATGGCTCGGTCTCATCATGGCCGGAGCCATCCTCCGGGCGCGGGGCTTGACCAGCCATCTGCTTCCCCTCGCGGCCGGATTCAAGCAGTCGAAATTCCGGCCGCAAGGCCGGGAAGGGGCACTCGAAAAACTCCAGGGCTTCTGCTCAATGGTGGAGGAGGCGATTGGCATCGGCAACCGGGACCTCGACCGGCTCATTCTTGCCCGCGAACTGATGCAGCGGGTTACCAAGGAGTGCCGCTCGAACTCCAAGCTGCCGGAACTGGTCGAGTTGTTCCTGTCGCGTCCGTTGGTGACAGTGCCGCTCGCCGCCAAGCTGATGAAGGTCACACCCAAGGCTGTGGATCTCATGCTGGCGCAGCTCGGCGGCGCACTGCCCCGCGAGCTCACCGGCCGAACCCGCTATCGTGCATGGGGGATCGTGTAG
- the repC gene encoding plasmid replication protein RepC: MQIASTGGRRLVHAALVAKKLALEAGCTVTRKELSTATRDAEKALALRPAQRLVLSELVACWGEQEWEKLLVWPSNDHLASRTGLNDRSIRRILAQLTDLKLIVAKDSPNGKRYAIRNVAGDVIDAYGFDLTPIYARRGEWTAMLAEQKITREIRKRTYDEVTIARRATEEAISALAQHAPTVDRSNLENRYRELLSRTPARSTEELPADLLQDWQNLRNLAEEAYDQTGNGGLWDRHIETEKESPRESCTNGSLNEIEAPPSKGRSTPQLTPGLIVEACPITADFGKPIRDLPDLVGAGRYLRASLGAHESAWNEAVAEIGPVKAAAAVIYVLQLYDDDVSAGESRIRNPGGYFRALVRMVKVGKLNLEGELQAMRRRRMS, from the coding sequence GTGCAAATTGCATCGACAGGAGGCCGGCGGCTGGTTCATGCCGCTCTGGTCGCGAAGAAGCTCGCCCTAGAGGCAGGCTGCACGGTGACGCGAAAGGAACTCTCGACAGCCACCCGAGATGCGGAGAAGGCGCTTGCCTTACGCCCCGCGCAGCGTCTGGTGCTCTCCGAGCTCGTCGCCTGTTGGGGCGAGCAGGAATGGGAGAAGCTGCTGGTGTGGCCATCCAACGATCACCTGGCAAGCCGCACGGGGCTCAATGACCGCTCGATCCGGCGTATCCTGGCACAGCTCACGGACCTCAAGCTGATCGTGGCGAAGGATTCTCCGAACGGGAAGCGGTACGCGATCCGTAACGTGGCGGGCGACGTCATCGATGCCTACGGCTTCGATCTCACTCCGATTTACGCCAGGCGGGGAGAATGGACCGCGATGCTGGCCGAACAGAAGATCACACGTGAAATCCGCAAGAGAACCTATGATGAGGTCACGATTGCGAGACGGGCCACGGAGGAGGCCATCAGCGCCCTCGCTCAGCATGCCCCGACCGTGGATCGCTCCAACCTCGAAAATCGCTACAGAGAGCTTCTAAGCCGCACCCCGGCCCGCTCAACGGAAGAGCTTCCCGCGGACCTGCTGCAAGACTGGCAGAACCTGAGGAATCTGGCCGAAGAAGCATACGATCAGACCGGCAATGGCGGACTCTGGGACCGACACATAGAAACAGAAAAAGAATCTCCCAGAGAGTCTTGTACAAACGGCTCTCTCAATGAAATCGAGGCTCCTCCATCGAAGGGCCGATCGACACCTCAACTGACACCGGGATTGATCGTCGAGGCATGTCCCATTACGGCGGATTTCGGAAAACCGATCCGTGATCTCCCCGATCTCGTCGGGGCAGGGCGCTATCTGCGGGCATCGCTCGGCGCCCATGAAAGTGCATGGAACGAAGCTGTCGCTGAGATCGGCCCTGTCAAAGCGGCAGCGGCTGTAATCTACGTTCTGCAACTCTACGATGACGACGTATCGGCCGGAGAATCCCGGATTCGGAATCCCGGCGGCTACTTCCGCGCCCTGGTTCGGATGGTGAAGGTCGGAAAACTCAATCTCGAAGGAGAACTCCAAGCAATGCGCCGGAGGAGAATGAGCTAG
- the repB gene encoding plasmid partitioning protein RepB, with the protein MSRKTAMDAIFSASAKSSEKLGAPNATPQSAPAPRIRSGAIAAMGASLQQLTDIRDQVEAGSAIIELDPTLLDGSFVSDRMADATDASLDALAESIRESGQQVPILVRPHPNAKDRYQIAFGHRRVRAARRLGIKVRAVVRDLTDQELVVAQGKENLDRRDLSFIEKAFFALHLEALDFDRTVIMQALSTDKADLSRYIAVAKSIPETIASAIGPAPKAGRARWIALADALANATARSAAESAIAEPIFASLDTDTRFSRVLSVATKKPVVESAQSGRGGARMISTASGRKVAKVSHAGRDLRISLDKGFDAEFAAYLVEQLPVLAEAYAEAREEGTS; encoded by the coding sequence ATGAGCCGCAAGACAGCAATGGACGCCATCTTTTCGGCGTCGGCCAAATCATCCGAGAAGTTGGGAGCTCCCAACGCGACCCCTCAATCGGCGCCAGCGCCACGCATCCGCAGCGGCGCGATCGCCGCCATGGGCGCTTCGCTGCAGCAACTGACGGACATCCGCGATCAGGTGGAAGCCGGATCCGCGATCATCGAGTTGGATCCCACCCTGCTCGACGGATCCTTCGTGTCTGACCGCATGGCGGACGCGACCGATGCGAGCCTCGATGCCCTTGCAGAAAGCATCCGGGAAAGCGGTCAGCAGGTACCGATCCTGGTGCGCCCGCATCCCAACGCCAAGGACCGCTATCAGATCGCTTTCGGGCACCGAAGGGTGAGGGCGGCCCGCCGACTCGGGATCAAGGTCAGGGCCGTCGTGCGCGACCTGACCGATCAGGAACTCGTCGTCGCTCAGGGCAAGGAGAACCTCGACCGGCGAGACCTCTCATTCATCGAGAAAGCGTTCTTTGCACTCCATCTCGAAGCTCTCGATTTCGACCGAACCGTCATCATGCAGGCGCTGTCCACCGACAAAGCGGATCTGAGCCGCTACATCGCGGTCGCGAAATCGATCCCCGAGACCATCGCAAGCGCCATCGGCCCGGCCCCGAAAGCGGGTAGGGCGCGTTGGATCGCGCTCGCGGATGCGCTGGCGAACGCAACGGCCCGGAGCGCAGCCGAGAGCGCGATCGCCGAGCCGATATTCGCAAGCCTCGATACCGACACCCGCTTCTCCCGTGTGCTCTCTGTCGCCACGAAGAAGCCGGTCGTCGAGAGCGCCCAGTCCGGTAGAGGAGGGGCTCGGATGATTTCAACTGCTTCTGGTCGGAAGGTCGCCAAGGTCAGTCATGCCGGCCGCGATCTGAGGATCAGTCTCGACAAGGGATTTGACGCGGAATTCGCGGCATACCTCGTCGAACAGCTTCCAGTCCTGGCCGAGGCTTATGCCGAGGCGAGGGAGGAGGGGACTTCGTGA
- the repA gene encoding plasmid partitioning protein RepA, producing MPSPESGSAIGEHAAILRSQLHAMAAAFYPPSAEKVLRRFSSGEAAKLLGISDSRLRQLSIEGQGPQPEITQYGRRSYSLADIHALREFFDETTKSGRKFSPRRQGDEHLQVISVVNFKGGSGKTTTSAHLAQYLVLKGYRVLAVDLDPQASLSALHGVQPEIDVGPGETLYGAIRYGEERRPLSEIIRPTYFTGLDIVPGNLELMEFEHETPKALTSRQRDQLFFERVAKALDSVADNYDVVVIDCPPQLGFLTLSALCAATSLLITVHPQMLDVASMSQFLAMTDDLLEVVRGAGGVIRYDALRYLITRYEPQDGPQTRITALLRNLFGESVLTSPMVKSSAVSDAGLTKQTLYEVGRESMNRQTYDRAIEALDAVNGEVEAMVRKAWGRAA from the coding sequence ATGCCGTCTCCCGAATCGGGCTCCGCCATCGGCGAGCACGCTGCGATCCTACGCTCGCAGCTGCACGCGATGGCAGCCGCCTTTTACCCCCCCAGCGCCGAGAAGGTCCTACGCCGGTTTTCCTCCGGCGAGGCTGCGAAACTCCTCGGGATCTCCGACAGCAGGCTCCGGCAGCTTTCCATCGAAGGCCAGGGCCCGCAACCGGAAATCACCCAGTATGGCCGGAGGTCGTATTCGCTGGCCGACATTCATGCGTTGCGCGAATTCTTCGACGAGACCACCAAATCGGGCCGGAAATTCTCACCGCGACGCCAGGGTGATGAGCATCTCCAGGTCATCTCCGTCGTCAACTTCAAAGGTGGATCGGGCAAGACCACGACCTCGGCGCATCTGGCCCAATATCTCGTCCTCAAGGGGTATCGTGTCCTAGCTGTCGATCTCGACCCGCAGGCCAGCCTGTCGGCCCTGCACGGCGTACAGCCCGAAATCGACGTCGGGCCCGGCGAAACCCTGTACGGCGCAATCCGCTACGGCGAGGAGAGACGCCCGCTGTCCGAGATCATCCGGCCGACCTACTTCACCGGTCTCGACATCGTGCCCGGCAATCTTGAGCTCATGGAGTTCGAGCACGAGACCCCCAAGGCCCTCACGTCGCGCCAGCGCGATCAGCTCTTCTTCGAACGGGTCGCCAAGGCTCTCGATTCCGTCGCCGACAATTACGATGTGGTCGTGATCGACTGCCCGCCGCAGCTCGGCTTCCTGACGCTGTCGGCGCTGTGCGCGGCAACCTCGCTGCTCATTACCGTTCATCCGCAGATGCTCGACGTCGCGTCCATGTCCCAGTTCCTCGCCATGACGGACGACCTTCTCGAGGTTGTACGCGGGGCAGGGGGCGTGATCCGCTACGACGCGCTGCGGTATCTGATTACGCGCTACGAGCCTCAGGACGGACCGCAAACCCGTATTACCGCTCTGTTGCGCAACCTTTTCGGCGAATCGGTTCTCACCAGCCCCATGGTGAAGTCGTCGGCCGTGTCGGACGCGGGCCTCACCAAGCAGACTCTCTACGAGGTCGGCCGTGAGTCCATGAACCGTCAAACATATGACCGCGCCATCGAGGCACTCGATGCCGTGAATGGAGAGGTCGAGGCAATGGTCCGCAAAGCGTGGGGTCGTGCAGCATGA
- a CDS encoding LacI family DNA-binding transcriptional regulator, which produces MSQKPFPSSKPVARSRLRDIAMACDVSISTASRALTGQKGVREDVRRKIFQAARNAGYPLPNTVQGARIAVLASKAAMTDYSRTQFTWHVLEGLKSAAALREIDVSLVPLPDPEESHAPLIDALDREDFLGVLLLTIDDAQVMQRIHESGKAAVLINGDDPLMRISSVSPCNRSATRMACDYLIGLGHKNIGFVMRPGRPTIRRRLEGWRDALSEHGLPYPDENVISVEDWTPECAERAIGERLDKGTLHVTALLCAADSLALGALSALTARQIDCPNEISIMGIDNLPISDLLTPRLTTMHIPARELGEAAVETLIELSTQGQRVVRRTELACRLIERDSTAPARKRGGRQADRRLGPTLKS; this is translated from the coding sequence ATGTCGCAAAAGCCATTTCCTTCCTCGAAACCCGTCGCCCGCAGCCGCCTTCGCGATATCGCGATGGCCTGTGACGTTTCCATCAGTACGGCGTCCCGTGCCCTGACGGGTCAAAAGGGCGTTCGAGAGGATGTGCGCCGGAAAATCTTTCAGGCAGCGAGAAACGCGGGCTATCCCTTGCCCAATACGGTTCAGGGCGCCCGAATTGCGGTGCTCGCCAGCAAGGCTGCGATGACCGACTACAGCCGCACCCAATTTACCTGGCATGTGCTGGAGGGCCTGAAGTCCGCCGCCGCGTTACGGGAGATCGACGTCTCCCTCGTGCCTCTTCCCGACCCGGAAGAAAGCCATGCCCCCCTCATCGACGCGCTTGATCGAGAGGACTTCCTCGGCGTGCTCCTTCTGACGATCGATGACGCTCAGGTCATGCAGCGCATCCATGAGAGCGGCAAGGCGGCGGTTCTGATCAACGGTGACGATCCGCTCATGCGCATTTCGAGCGTCAGCCCCTGCAACCGCTCTGCGACACGCATGGCTTGCGACTATCTCATCGGCCTGGGGCATAAGAATATCGGCTTCGTCATGCGTCCTGGCCGCCCCACAATTCGGCGGCGTCTTGAGGGTTGGCGGGATGCCCTGTCCGAGCACGGGCTGCCCTACCCCGACGAAAATGTCATCAGCGTCGAGGACTGGACACCGGAATGTGCCGAGCGTGCGATCGGCGAGCGCCTCGACAAGGGAACGCTCCATGTGACGGCACTTCTCTGCGCCGCCGACAGCCTTGCGCTCGGAGCCCTCTCGGCCTTGACGGCCCGCCAGATCGACTGCCCGAATGAGATTTCAATCATGGGGATCGACAATCTGCCGATCTCGGACCTCCTCACGCCACGCCTCACGACGATGCACATTCCGGCTCGCGAATTGGGCGAGGCAGCGGTCGAGACGCTGATTGAGCTCTCCACGCAGGGACAACGCGTCGTACGCCGGACAGAACTCGCCTGCCGCCTTATCGAACGGGATTCGACAGCCCCGGCCCGGAAGCGGGGTGGAAGACAAGCTGATCGACGCCTGGGTCCGACGCTCAAGAGCTGA
- a CDS encoding glycoside hydrolase family 105 protein has translation MREGGRLTRQLDRLVAGMVALRHDGAFDEPNLDGTPGDYISFDGWEWPQGVGLYGLVRYWEFTGSNEHRRLIEAWYERQLGKGLPRLNVNTTAPMLGLSMLWDKTRDERWRVPLEHWARLVMNELPRTEQGGFQHVVSDGVNPGELWDDTLFMVCLFLANYGRAAGRDDLVQESVRQFLLHAHYLTDTETGLWFHGWTFDGRHNFARARWARGNAWITAGLLDFIELGGIAGGVRDYLLGCLRTQAGSLLHHQDRTGAWHTLIDDPSSYLEASATAGFGYGLLKGARLGALGEEARQAGLRALDYVLAHIDEDGTLQNVSYGTRMGRDLQFYHDIPIQPTAYGQALAILLLAEAVRHMNDAQQESAA, from the coding sequence ATGAGGGAGGGAGGGCGTCTCACGCGCCAACTCGACCGTCTGGTCGCAGGCATGGTGGCCTTGCGCCACGACGGAGCGTTCGACGAGCCGAATCTCGACGGCACTCCTGGCGATTACATCAGCTTTGACGGGTGGGAATGGCCTCAGGGTGTCGGTCTCTACGGTCTGGTCCGCTACTGGGAGTTCACCGGAAGCAACGAGCATCGCCGTCTGATCGAGGCTTGGTACGAGCGCCAACTCGGCAAAGGCCTCCCCAGGCTCAATGTCAATACAACCGCCCCCATGCTCGGTCTGTCCATGCTTTGGGACAAGACGCGGGACGAGCGCTGGCGCGTGCCACTCGAGCATTGGGCACGTCTCGTGATGAACGAGCTTCCCCGCACCGAACAAGGCGGCTTCCAGCATGTCGTTTCAGACGGCGTGAACCCGGGAGAGCTCTGGGACGATACGCTCTTCATGGTGTGCCTGTTCCTGGCGAATTACGGTCGCGCCGCAGGCCGCGACGATCTCGTTCAGGAATCCGTCCGGCAGTTTCTGCTCCACGCGCATTACCTGACCGATACCGAAACCGGCCTCTGGTTCCATGGCTGGACCTTCGATGGGCGACACAATTTTGCACGCGCGCGCTGGGCGCGAGGCAATGCGTGGATCACGGCGGGTCTTCTCGACTTCATCGAGTTGGGCGGCATCGCCGGCGGTGTCAGGGACTATCTCCTCGGCTGCCTGCGGACGCAGGCCGGCTCCCTTCTGCACCATCAGGATCGCACCGGGGCCTGGCATACCCTGATCGACGACCCGTCGTCCTATCTCGAGGCATCCGCAACGGCAGGCTTCGGCTACGGCCTCCTGAAAGGCGCACGCCTCGGCGCCTTGGGCGAGGAGGCACGGCAGGCTGGTCTTCGCGCCTTGGATTATGTGCTCGCCCATATCGATGAGGACGGCACGCTGCAGAATGTCTCCTACGGCACGCGCATGGGACGCGATCTGCAATTCTACCACGACATTCCCATCCAGCCGACGGCGTACGGTCAGGCCCTGGCCATCCTGCTTCTGGCGGAGGCCGTCCGTCACATGAATGATGCTCAACAGGAGTCCGCGGCATGA
- the kduI gene encoding 5-dehydro-4-deoxy-D-glucuronate isomerase, with the protein MIDVRYGAAPETIGTLSTENLRSTFLVEHLFPTDDIRLVYTHIDRMILGGAVPVGKRVTFGDGAAIGTPHLLSYREMGVANLGGSGRVEVDGRTFDLENRDILYVGRGAQRLTLSSADSANPARFYMTSVPSQTDYPHRLITRAEAKPLELGEEKRSNRRSLRMYIHPEVSPSALLLMGITDLSHGSVWNTMPPHLHERRMEAYVYFDLAPDDRVIHLMGRPDDTRHLVVADGEAILSPAWSIHMGAGTGPYAFVWSMTGENQEYTDVDPVPVSALR; encoded by the coding sequence ATGATCGACGTCCGCTACGGTGCAGCACCCGAAACCATCGGTACCTTGTCGACCGAGAATCTGCGCTCGACCTTTCTCGTCGAGCACCTGTTCCCTACGGATGATATCCGCCTCGTCTATACTCACATCGACCGCATGATTCTCGGCGGCGCCGTTCCAGTCGGGAAACGCGTCACCTTCGGCGACGGCGCCGCTATCGGCACGCCGCATCTCCTGTCGTATCGCGAGATGGGTGTCGCCAATCTCGGTGGAAGCGGTCGCGTCGAGGTGGACGGACGGACCTTCGATCTCGAAAACCGCGATATCCTCTATGTCGGACGCGGCGCGCAGCGACTGACCTTGTCGAGCGCAGACAGCGCCAATCCGGCGCGGTTCTACATGACCTCCGTGCCCTCGCAGACGGATTATCCGCACCGGCTGATCACCCGCGCCGAGGCGAAGCCTTTGGAGCTGGGAGAAGAGAAACGTTCGAACAGGCGTTCGCTGCGCATGTATATCCATCCCGAGGTCTCGCCCTCCGCGCTTCTCCTCATGGGCATCACCGATCTTTCTCACGGGAGTGTCTGGAACACCATGCCGCCGCATCTGCATGAGCGGCGCATGGAAGCGTATGTCTACTTCGATTTGGCGCCTGATGACCGCGTCATCCACCTGATGGGCCGCCCCGATGATACCCGTCACCTCGTCGTCGCGGATGGCGAGGCGATCCTCTCCCCGGCCTGGTCGATCCATATGGGCGCGGGCACAGGTCCTTACGCCTTCGTGTGGAGCATGACCGGTGAAAATCAGGAATACACCGATGTGGACCCGGTGCCGGTTAGCGCCCTGCGGTGA
- a CDS encoding ABC transporter substrate-binding protein codes for MKGLKSLTCGALVLALSAAAAQAATEVRIMWYSDGNEGEVLQDLVKRFEAQNPEIKVVVDNVAFGVVKEQLPVQLEAGRGPDIVRVVELKSPAKHWLDLRPYLKDAATFEKSFSNTLDWMREDGSNALPGFMTQLTITGPLVNTTLFEQASVPVPGEKATWDEWAAAAKKVADSQKIPIALAFDRSGHRFMGPAISMGAKIIGSDGKPAVVDDGFKAMAQRIADWHKNGIMPREIWGGVAGTTYKGANDEFVNGQVAVYFSGSWQVAQFSQKIKDNFDWSAVPEPCGPAACTGMPGGAGLVAVKYTTHPQEVARVMEYLASEPVVREFSERTLFLPAHQGVAAKGVDFKTSDPNVKKSLGIFLKATQTADPLALKMQSYRWSGPIYAAVVSRLGQVVAGEAQLSDAYARIEDDIKQKVSEASR; via the coding sequence ATGAAGGGACTTAAAAGTCTGACCTGCGGGGCCCTGGTCCTCGCGCTCAGCGCGGCCGCCGCCCAGGCGGCCACGGAAGTGCGCATCATGTGGTACTCGGACGGAAATGAAGGCGAGGTCCTGCAGGATCTCGTAAAGCGGTTCGAGGCTCAAAACCCCGAGATCAAGGTCGTGGTCGACAATGTCGCCTTCGGCGTCGTCAAGGAACAATTGCCAGTGCAGTTGGAAGCCGGACGGGGACCCGACATCGTGCGTGTGGTCGAGCTGAAGTCGCCTGCCAAGCACTGGCTCGATCTGCGTCCTTATCTCAAGGACGCCGCGACCTTCGAGAAGAGCTTCAGCAATACGCTCGACTGGATGCGCGAGGATGGCAGCAATGCACTTCCGGGCTTCATGACCCAGCTCACCATCACCGGCCCTCTGGTGAACACCACCCTCTTCGAGCAGGCAAGCGTTCCCGTTCCGGGTGAGAAGGCAACGTGGGACGAATGGGCAGCAGCTGCCAAGAAGGTTGCCGACAGCCAGAAAATTCCAATCGCACTCGCCTTCGATCGCTCCGGCCACCGCTTCATGGGGCCGGCGATCTCGATGGGTGCGAAGATCATCGGTTCGGATGGTAAGCCTGCGGTGGTGGACGATGGCTTCAAGGCCATGGCCCAGCGCATTGCTGACTGGCACAAGAACGGCATCATGCCCCGTGAGATCTGGGGCGGCGTCGCCGGAACGACCTACAAGGGCGCGAACGATGAGTTCGTGAACGGCCAGGTCGCCGTGTACTTCTCGGGCTCCTGGCAGGTCGCCCAGTTCTCGCAGAAGATCAAGGACAACTTCGACTGGTCCGCTGTGCCCGAGCCGTGCGGGCCTGCTGCCTGCACCGGTATGCCGGGCGGTGCCGGTCTCGTTGCGGTAAAGTACACGACCCACCCACAGGAGGTGGCGCGCGTGATGGAATATCTCGCAAGTGAGCCCGTGGTGCGCGAATTCTCCGAGCGCACCCTGTTCCTGCCGGCTCACCAGGGGGTCGCCGCGAAGGGCGTGGATTTCAAGACGAGCGATCCGAACGTGAAGAAATCCCTGGGCATCTTCCTCAAAGCGACCCAGACCGCCGATCCGCTCGCGCTCAAGATGCAGAGCTACCGGTGGTCGGGCCCGATCTACGCCGCCGTCGTCAGCCGGCTCGGACAGGTCGTTGCCGGCGAGGCGCAGCTCTCCGACGCTTATGCCCGCATCGAGGATGACATCAAGCAGAAGGTCAGCGAGGCCTCCCGCTAA
- a CDS encoding carbohydrate ABC transporter permease has product MSTTIPGMRGQAFSLSSVLVLPFRILMGLLNAPMSAVQRRFGIGGVGAVFLAPNMLIFSIFVLIPVAINAAYSLTGGTAIFFDGRYFAGLDQYRTLLSCNDYTTPSTCLQDAFWQSVHNTAFFVIVQVTVLVLASLGTALVLNREMRARGFWRSVFFFPVLLSPVVVGLIWKWILQRDGLLNALLLNFGFERTLWLAERNWAMFWAVFVSVWAHLGFYALILLAGLQAIPRDLYEAAMMDGTGRLRTFWRITLPLLWPNLLVVIILALIRAVQVFDEAFVLTGGGPGTSTMFMTQYIYETGFAHVLRNLGLASAASILMGVVLVGLTALQLVVSNRRARKEAA; this is encoded by the coding sequence ATGAGCACCACGATCCCCGGAATGCGAGGACAGGCGTTCAGCCTGTCCTCCGTCCTGGTTCTGCCGTTCCGCATTCTCATGGGCCTGCTGAACGCTCCCATGAGCGCCGTGCAGCGTCGGTTCGGCATCGGCGGGGTGGGGGCCGTGTTCCTGGCTCCGAACATGCTGATCTTCAGCATCTTCGTGCTCATTCCCGTTGCCATCAATGCTGCGTACTCCCTGACTGGCGGCACCGCGATCTTCTTTGACGGGCGCTATTTCGCCGGTTTGGACCAGTATCGGACGCTGCTCTCCTGCAACGACTACACGACCCCGTCCACCTGTCTCCAGGACGCCTTCTGGCAGAGCGTGCACAACACGGCTTTCTTCGTGATCGTGCAGGTGACGGTGCTCGTGCTTGCCTCGTTGGGAACGGCACTTGTCCTCAATCGCGAGATGCGGGCACGCGGCTTCTGGCGCAGCGTCTTCTTCTTTCCCGTCCTGCTTTCGCCGGTCGTGGTCGGCTTGATCTGGAAATGGATCTTGCAGCGTGACGGACTGCTCAACGCACTCCTCCTGAATTTCGGGTTTGAGCGGACGTTGTGGCTTGCGGAGCGCAATTGGGCCATGTTCTGGGCTGTTTTCGTGTCCGTCTGGGCGCATCTCGGCTTCTATGCGCTGATCCTCCTGGCCGGTCTCCAGGCGATTCCGCGCGATCTGTACGAGGCTGCGATGATGGACGGAACAGGGCGCCTACGCACCTTCTGGCGCATCACTCTGCCGCTCCTGTGGCCCAATCTGCTCGTCGTCATCATTCTGGCGCTCATCCGCGCCGTTCAAGTCTTCGACGAAGCCTTCGTACTGACGGGCGGCGGTCCGGGCACCAGCACCATGTTCATGACCCAATACATCTATGAGACGGGCTTTGCTCATGTTCTGCGCAATCTGGGGCTCGCATCGGCAGCTTCCATCCTCATGGGTGTCGTCCTGGTCGGCCTTACCGCCTTGCAGCTCGTGGTCTCGAACAGGCGCGCCAGAAAGGAAGCAGCATGA